The Elusimicrobiaceae bacterium genome segment TCAGGATGTTACTGTCCGCGGCGCGGTTTCGATAGGCCGGCGGCTGATGGACCCGCTGGCGGAACTGGTTAAAATTGACCCTAAATCAATAGGCGTGGGCCAGTATCAGCATGACGTGGACCAGCCACAGCTGAAAAACAGTCTTGACGACGTGGTAATAAGCTGCGTGAACAATGTGGGCGTGGAAGTCAACACCGCGAGCAGGGAACTGCTTGCCTATGTGTCCGGGCTTGGGCCGGCGCTGGCAAAGAACATTATCACGCACCGCAATGAAAACGGGCCTTTTAAATCACGGGCCGATTTGAAAAAAGTGCCCCGGCTCGGGCCAAAAGCTTTTGAGCAGTGCGCCGGATTTTTGAGAATACGGGACGGCAAAAATCCGCTCGACGCTAGCGCGGTCCACCCGGAACGCTACGCGCTGGTGGAGCGGATCGCGCGGGATATGGGCACGACAGTAGCCGACCTGATGGCAAAACCGGAAATACAGGCTGGAATCGAAGTTCGGAAATACATATCGGACGAGGCCGGCCTGCCGACCCTTGAAGATATTAAAAAAGAGCTCGCCAAACCCGGCCGCGACCCGCGCAGGCAGTTCGAGCTGTTCCGGTTCGCCGACATCCACACCGTGGCGGACGCGCAGCCCGGCATGAAAGTGCCCGGCATTGTGACCAACGTGACGGCGTTCGGCGCGTTTGTGGATATAGGCGTGCATCAGGACGGGCTGATACACGTCAGCGAGCTGGCGGACTCGTTCGTGGCGGATCCGTCTTCGGTGGTACGGGCGGGGCAGCGAGTCCTGGTCACCGTTATAGACGTGGACATCCCGCGCAGCCGCATCGCCCTTTCAATGAAATCCAATCCCGTAATAGGGCCGCGCGAAACCCGGCGCAAACCCGCCGAACCCGGCGTGCCCGCCCGCAAGCCTGACCAGTTCGCGCAGCGCGGCAAACCCCCGCAAAACAGCGCCAGGCCGCAGAACAGCCGCGCACATGGCGGCACCCGCCGGCCCCGGCGTGACGATACGCCCCCTACCGCACTGGGCGACGCGTTCAGAAATCTGCTTAAAAAAGGATGATTGTCATGACGACAGGCAAACCCGGCTACTCAACCGCTGTGAAATTTCACGGGCACTCCTGTCCGGGCCTGGCTATCGGCTACCGCATAGCGCTCGCCGCACGGCGTGAACTGCACGGCGCGCTTTCGAAAGACGAGGAAATTGTCTGTTTTGCGGAGAACGACTCCTGTTCCGTGGACGCGGTGCAGGCGCTTGTTGGCTGCACGGCCGGAAAAGGCAATCTCGTTATCGAAAATACCGGCAAACAGGCGTTTTCGTTTTATTCCCGCAGTACCGGCAAATCGTTCCGCATTTATTACCGCAGAACGGCGCTCGATTCCGAACTCGGCGCAAAAATAGGAAAACTAACCGGAACCAAATCCCAAACGCCTGACCGGAAAAGAAAAATAACCGTTTTGAAACGAAAAAGAATAACCGGCATACTTAACGCGCCGGAAAATGAGATACTTGTCACGGGCCCGGTTCAGCGGCCGGTGCCGGCCGAAGCGCGCATTGTGAATTCCGCGCCCTGCGGCCGATGCGGCGAATGGACAATGGAAACCATGCTCCGCCGGCGCGGTGCGCTGAACCTGTGCCCATTCTGCCGGCGCGGCGCTAAAAAACCGGACTAGAAATTAACATACCGGCTCAGAAAATCCGGTACGGTCTTCCATACATATACCAGCGCCGCCACTATCACCAGTATGATAACGCCTGCTATGTCTTTGGTTGTCATATCAGCATATGCTCCCGTCACATATTACCAGATTGATTGAACTGTAAAACAGACGAGGCCGGGGCTCAGTCGGAAAACAACTGCCGCTCCGCGTCATTTTTATATTCCTGCGTCCGGGGTTTTTCGGCCTGCCGAGGCGGCGTTTTTGGCGGATTCACCGCGAATTGAAGCGCGTCCTGCGAAAGTTCGGTTCTGGCCGGCGCAGGTTCGTCCGGGCGAGCGCTGTCGAGCTGCCTGGTCTGTTCGATAAACCTGCGAGCCTGCAGGTCTGCCGCCTGAGCCGGGGTCGGTTCGGGCACGGCGGCAAGCAGGGACGGGTCAATATCATCTGACGTGGATTTATATCCCTTCCACGCGCGTATGAATTTCGCCACGCCATAAACACATAACCCGGCAAACACAAAAAGCGACGCTATAACCAGCAGTTTGACCATTTCGGGCTGCATAATACCACTAGCCTCCTTTATGCGGCACGTCTTTACGGGCGACAGCCGCTCCCGGCCTCACGAAAAACGGAAACAACACTCCAAACGCCATCACATAAGCCCCGGCAAACATCACCAGCGCACCCAGCTTCATCGAATGATCGAGCAGGCCCAGCCGTCCGAGCAGGTAATGCCAGTCATGGGTTCCGCTTTCCCTGCCGGTTACGCCGCCAAGCAGAATCAGCACCTGTTCTTTAGCGTCCGACATGTAATACGAAATATCGCCCAGCGCAAAACCGAGCCAGAACAAGGTGAACGCCATCCCCCATTTATGCCGCTGCCGGTAAAAGTGCCCGAAAAACAGGCCCGGCATTATCAGCTGCATAAGCGTGCCGCCCAGAACCGTCAGAAACCGCGAACCGCCCAACCGGAATACCACATGCCCCGCTTCGTGCACGGCCAGATCGCAGAACGAAAGGGGAAACAGCCACTGTTCAAAGCTGTACCACCCGTCCGGCACCGGCATCCAGCCCGGAAACGCAGCCGCCGCCCACGCAGCCGGAACCAGCGCAACAACCAGCGGCGGCAAAAGATTCGAGCCGGTTATCCGGCTCCATACCAACGCCACCCGGCCTTGAACCTGCGGACGCGGCGGCAACGGCTCCGCAGGCACGCTTTGCGCGGCCCGCCACTTGCTGAAGATCAGGCCGCACCAGGGACACTCTTGCTGACCGAGCTGTATTTCCATGTCGCAATGCGGGCATTTCATAGTGTCCTTATAATTATATAATTTACTATGCGCTTTTTATCCTGTCCAGCACTTATTATAGCCGTTTTTTCCATTCCCGCCATAGCCGCGATAAACGAAGGCACTTTCATTGATCCCTGCGCGGGAAAACTGGAAACCGCCGCGATCGCGGAGCTTGAACGGTCAACTGCGGCTGACATCTGCGCGGCGGTGCGGCTGGCCGAACGCTACGCGACGGGCAAAGGCGTGCCGCGCGACCTGAAAAAATCGCTTGAGCTGTACGGCGTGGCGGCTTCGTCCGGCAACCCGGCGGCGCAATACGCGCTGGGCAGCATTTATTACAGCGGGCTGGGAGTGGCCGCCAATCTTGACGCGGCGGTCGAGTGGTTCCTCAAGTCCGCAGCCCTCAATAACCCTTACGCGCAGATGCGGCTAGGCGCCATTTATGGCCTGAAAGACGAAAAATTCTACAACCGGCAGAAATCGCTGGAATATTACGGGCAGGCGGTTGCACAGGGGTTTACGCGGGCAAAACTGTCGCTGGGCGGAATTTATTACAAACAGGGCGAATACCGCAAAGCGCTCGAACTGTTCAGGCAAATCGAGCGGGACCTGCCGGAAATGGACGGCAAAACCGACTGGAAAACCGCCGAAGCCGAACTGGGCCTTTACGTCTGCGACGCGTACCGCGACAATTACGCCCGCACACTGCTGGAACTGGCCAATACGGCCCAAAAAGAAAATAATTCCGCGCTGGTATCGGACTATGTGCTGAAGGCAGCCGAGCTCGGCTCCGAAGCCACGCTGGTTCTTGCCGGCGACCTGTATTACAGGGGCGAGGGCGTGCGGCAGGATTACAGAACCGCGTTGGCATATTACACTCAGGCGGCGGACGCGGATGTGCCGTCCGCAAAAACCCGCATCGCGCTTATGAAATTCAACGGGATCGGCGTGCAGAAAGACACCGCTTCCGCGATGGACCTGTTCACCGCCGCAGCCGCAGCCGGCGACACCCCGGCCCAGCTGTTTCTGGGCGATATTTATTTCACCGCGAACCAGACTTTGCGCGATTACGACAAGGCGTTCCACTACTATAAAACCGCTGCGAAAACCGATGACGCCGGGCTGTTTTGCCAGGCCTTTATGACCGAATACGGGTACGGCACAAAGGCGGATCCGGCCGCCGCGTTGAAACTGTATGAAAACTGTTCCGAAAACGGGTACCGGTTCGCGCGCGCTTTGCTGGGCTACAAATATGACCAGGGCGAAGGAACCGCTAAAGACACAGCCCGCAGCGCAGGCTACCTCAGGCGCGCGGCCGAAGCGCCGGAACCGTCCGGTCTTCCCGCGGTGTTTTCCAGCCAGCCCGGCCGCGCGCTGCTGCCGAAGCTGTATGAACTGCTTGCCCGAAACGGCGATTACGCCAGCGCAAACGCGCTGGGCTATCTGTATGACAAAAGCGAATACGCGGAAAAGAACTCCACGGAAGCCGTCAGATGGTACACGCTCGCGGCGGAACACGGCAGCACGGACGCGCAGTTAAACCTCGGCAATCTGTATGTTTCTTCGGGCAATTATACAGCCGCCCTGGAGTGGTACAGAAAAGCCGCCGGGGCGGGCAGCGTAGCCGCCGTTCACAGCGCGGGATGGGTCTGCTTTCAGCATGACGGCAGTTCCGCAGCAGTTAAACAGGCGGCC includes the following:
- a CDS encoding helix-hairpin-helix domain-containing protein; protein product: RGENEGILILRVTVPDDEAVCQLENLFVKGANPCAEQVKLAVEDGYKRLLSLSMETEVRLETKKRADTEAINVFAKNLREILMASPLGHKNVLALDPGYRTGCKVVCLDKQGKLLHHDVIFPHSGAGGLAQAQEKMRALVKRFATEVVAIGNGTAGRETETFVNGLELPEITVVSVNESGASVYSASEAARDEFPDQDVTVRGAVSIGRRLMDPLAELVKIDPKSIGVGQYQHDVDQPQLKNSLDDVVISCVNNVGVEVNTASRELLAYVSGLGPALAKNIITHRNENGPFKSRADLKKVPRLGPKAFEQCAGFLRIRDGKNPLDASAVHPERYALVERIARDMGTTVADLMAKPEIQAGIEVRKYISDEAGLPTLEDIKKELAKPGRDPRRQFELFRFADIHTVADAQPGMKVPGIVTNVTAFGAFVDIGVHQDGLIHVSELADSFVADPSSVVRAGQRVLVTVIDVDIPRSRIALSMKSNPVIGPRETRRKPAEPGVPARKPDQFAQRGKPPQNSARPQNSRAHGGTRRPRRDDTPPTALGDAFRNLLKKG
- a CDS encoding FmdE family protein, producing the protein MTTGKPGYSTAVKFHGHSCPGLAIGYRIALAARRELHGALSKDEEIVCFAENDSCSVDAVQALVGCTAGKGNLVIENTGKQAFSFYSRSTGKSFRIYYRRTALDSELGAKIGKLTGTKSQTPDRKRKITVLKRKRITGILNAPENEILVTGPVQRPVPAEARIVNSAPCGRCGEWTMETMLRRRGALNLCPFCRRGAKKPD
- a CDS encoding tetratricopeptide repeat protein gives rise to the protein MRFLSCPALIIAVFSIPAIAAINEGTFIDPCAGKLETAAIAELERSTAADICAAVRLAERYATGKGVPRDLKKSLELYGVAASSGNPAAQYALGSIYYSGLGVAANLDAAVEWFLKSAALNNPYAQMRLGAIYGLKDEKFYNRQKSLEYYGQAVAQGFTRAKLSLGGIYYKQGEYRKALELFRQIERDLPEMDGKTDWKTAEAELGLYVCDAYRDNYARTLLELANTAQKENNSALVSDYVLKAAELGSEATLVLAGDLYYRGEGVRQDYRTALAYYTQAADADVPSAKTRIALMKFNGIGVQKDTASAMDLFTAAAAAGDTPAQLFLGDIYFTANQTLRDYDKAFHYYKTAAKTDDAGLFCQAFMTEYGYGTKADPAAALKLYENCSENGYRFARALLGYKYDQGEGTAKDTARSAGYLRRAAEAPEPSGLPAVFSSQPGRALLPKLYELLARNGDYASANALGYLYDKSEYAEKNSTEAVRWYTLAAEHGSTDAQLNLGNLYVSSGNYTAALEWYRKAAGAGSVAAVHSAGWVCFQHDGSSAAVKQAAAFFSSAAAAGYTESQVMLGNMYLEGTGVTKDCGKAERWYRKAASADNPAALAGLGYIYSSGCAGEKDGRAAARYYTRAAELGNPFAMLSLASMHETGTGVAKDNKKALELYAAAADTGDASGAQGAALLLAADRAGKPDYPRAYDYFIRAAQGRITQSYFYLAVLCERGYGTRRDLTQAYKWYYACARSGGARTRVCADKTFELEQKLSKGKIADARGEAAPYLK